GGTAGAAAAGCACTCCCTACTAAGTTGTacggggcagagccttaggtacttGCCAGGGCAGGGCGACCTGTGTCACTGCTCTgttgctgtctgtgggggagggttcagagaggaaacaatgctgctgcctggcctctggagttttgtccaggaggaagctgtctcccagtgctcaccctgatgccagtcacttcactttctccccatatgcccctggtgcccttccagctgttgccgtggtgctgaatcccagagcgGGCGGGTCTGAGCAAGTCCTAAGTCCAttttgggccctttaagaggagtctcttgagaatcctgcagtttcttccactaccCCAGCCCCCTCTGGTTTTATAGCCCATTGGTTTTatagctagaagttatggggacttatcttcctggcactggaaccctgggctaagtggtctggtctggggctgggatccctcgatctcaaggtatccctcctgatttttatccgcCACACACGGATGTGAGATATCCCGTTCATTTCTCTGCATCTCTCCATGCCtttccacctctctgtgcctctctactcatctctgtgtgtctccgctcctcctacccatctggatgaatgtggcatctttaaatacttggttgtcagccttccacacagctcaattttctgacaattctgggtgatatttgttccatagtctagttgtattttttactGTAGTTGTGCTTGGAGTGAGGCATgtttatctacacctccatctttaCTGGACATTCCATTAAGTACAATGTTAACTGAAGGTTTGTAGATGTTCTCCACCAAGTTGAGATGGTTTCCCTCTGTCTTAggttgctaagagtttttatcatgagtgggcactgaattttgtcaagtgctttttctgagTCTGTTGCTACGATTGTGTGATATTTCTTCTCTAGCCAACGTATttgttttctatggctgctgtaGCAAGTTACAGTACATTTAGGGTCTTAacacaacacaaatgtattatcttacagCTCTGTAGGTTAGAAATGCTACATGGACATCCCAAAGCgaaaatcaaggtgttgacagagCTACATATCTTGCTCAAAGGATgactgtttccttgccttttccagcttctcgAGGtttcccacattccttggctcacggTCCCCTCTATCATCTACAAAGCCAGCGACACAGGTAAAATCCTCCCATCCTCAGTCTAACTTCTTCCACTGTCACCTCGGCTTCACTCTCTCTTCTACTTTTAAGgatccttgtgattacattggggcCATCTGGATATCCTAGGAtactcttcctattttttaaaagattttatttatttttaaagaaaggggacgagagggagagcaacatcaatgtgaaagagaaacatcagttgttaCACACCCCTACCAGGGACTGAaattgcaacccaggcatgtgctctcccAGGAATCTGATTGGCGACCTTTCACTCTGCGGAACGAcgcccaacgaactgagccactccagtcagggttaatctccccattttacagtcaCCTCATCAGTGGCCTAGGCAGGtagttcagctggttagagcatcatttgGATATGCCaacgttgcaggtttgatccctggcccaggcacatacaagaatcgaccaatgaatgcatgaatgagtggagcaaaaaactgttgtttctctctctctccgcctcctctctctaaaatcgttcaataaaaatttaacaaaataaaaaatgaactcagCTGATCAACAACTTTAATTTCATCTGCAACCTTAAATTCCTTTCACCACGTAACCTCAcgtattcacaggttctggggatctTTAGAGATCCATTATTCTGCGCACAACAGCCTGATAAATACAGTGGATGAccttgacttaaaaaaaagatgtttatttatttatttttagagagaggtgatggaaggaagaaagagagggagtgaaatatTGTTGtgggaaacatcagttggttgtctctcaaatgtgtcccaaccaggggggaccaaacctgaaacccaggcatgtgccctgtttgggaattgaacccacaaccttttggtttgcaggacgacattcaaccaactgagccacaccggtcagggcctaTAGCCTTGATTTGTGAATTCTGAACCCACCTGCGTTCCTGGAATAAAcaccacttggtcatggtatacaATCATTTCTACATATTGCTGAGTTCTATTTCCTAATCTGTGGTTAAGGATTTTTCTGTCCACACACATGAAGGATatggtctgtagttttctctttTGGATCGCCCTTTTCTGGTTTTGGCATCTTGGTAATTAATGCTAGTTTCATCTAATGAAttgggaagtgttccctcctctttaattttctggaagagattatgTAAAAGTGGCTTACTTCTTCTTTGAGCCTTTGGTAGAATTCTTCATCTGGACCTGGAAATTTCTTTTTCGGGAGTTTTAAAATTGCACATTCAATGTCCTTAATAGTTATAGGGTGAGGCTGCTTGCTTGGACTTCATGCACATAGCAAAAAATGGCCTCTGGAATCCACTGGGCGACCTGTTTATCTTGTTTAATAAAGTTGGTAACAACACCTGCTATAACGGAGTGTCATAAATGGTTAATAATGTCACAGcagttagttttaattttatttatcaaaagcAATGGGGAGCCATTAAAGGAGTtagaacaggggagggaggtgatcATAGAGGCATAGTTGGTTTCTGAGGCCAGGGTGGAAGATGGACGGTGTGGGGGTGAATATGGGGACCTGAGGCCCAAAGAGATGGCAAGGGTCCAGGTGGGAGAGGTCCAGCGGCACTAAGTTTTGGAAGGTCGTTGAAGGGAAAGTGGGCAAGGCCATGGGGGAATAAACTGAAGCTAGGGTTTGGGGAGCAGGGGGTTGCCAAACTGGTGGATGGACCcgtggtagggggtggggggcactccaaaaggaggccagggcagggcaaaaagAATAATTCACATTTATCCAGCTCTTACTGTATGTCAGCCCTGATCCTTAACTCTGAAATGgaattattattatccccacggGGAAAACAGAGAGGTGGCAGACGGCCGCAGTCACAGAGCTCCGCAGTGGTGCAGCAGGAACTGGAGTCTGATTCCACACTATCCTGGCTGGACACCCGGGCCCCCATGTCCTGTCCCCTCTTCCAGACTGGGGTCCGGGTAAACCTAACCGCGGCTGAACCCAGTCAGTGGCTCCCCGCAGCGTGGGGGAGCCTCACTCCGGGCTTTCAGTCCTGCCGGGCTGGGGAGATCCGGTGCACTGCACTACGGAGCAAAGGTCCCAGAACGGAGGACTGGGACAAAGGACAAGGCTGCAGCCAATACAAGCACACACAGTCAGGCTCCGCCCACGTGTCCTCCTGCTTGAAGGGTGGGGCCGCCCTAGGCCCAAGGTGTGGGTTTTGATCCGAGAGCTAATGGGCTGGCTGAGGACCAAACCCTACAGATGATTGGATAAGTGAGGCCAGGGGCTCTTGATGATTGGTGGAGAGGGATGGCTGCCCATTGCCTCTGTCAGAATGGGGCGGAAGCAGGTTTAACATTGATTGGCTAGAGGGAATCAAATGACTACTGTTTATTGGTTGAGATGAAATAAACCTCCGATAATTGATTGGCGTACTCCGCTCTGGCCCAATAGTGATATCAATCAGCCGAGGTCCCATTGGAAGAGTAAAAATTAACCCTTAAGAGATTGTACTGGGCTTGGGTGATTTAGACCAGCGGAATGGAGTGGCTTCTCCATTCTGCCGTGCAGCCCCAGGGCTTAGCGGTTCGTTATCCCGGGCTTCAGTTTTTCCGTCCCTGCTGCTGAGACCTCTGTGTCCCTCAAGAATGGTGGCGGCGGACCTCTGTTTTCCCCTTCGTTCTAGCAAGCTGAACCCCTGCGTCCCCGCAGTCCCAGGCCTCAATCCTgacaggggtgtctaacctgcgGCCCGCAGGTCGCAtccaggatgactatgaatgtggtccaacacaaaatcgtaaatttacttaaaaccttttcttttttctcatcagCTTTCGTTAGTGTTTATGTacttaatgtgtagcccaagacaactctttttcttccagtgtggcccagagaagccaaaaggttggacacccctgcgaggTAGTCTTGGGTGGAGCCACTAGTTCCCCCAAAGCAGAAGTCCTgcgcctcagtttctccatttataTCTATGAGATCTCGGTTACCATCCCCCTCCCATGGAGAGTGGCCTCAGGCCTCAGATACCTGAATGGTCccggggggcagggtggggcgcTGAGCCCCGGACTCCCACTCCCAAATGCGCAGtcccgggcctcagtttcctcgcttGCACCAGCTGGCCGAGCCTCCAACCCGCCCACCCACGGCGGCCAATGGCTGGAGCGTCCCCCGATTTGAGGTGGAGCCGAGTCACGTGCCTGGAAGAAAGAACTAGCGGGCGAGGGGTTGGAGCAGCCATGGCAGGTACCGCGGGGCTGTCCGAGAGTTGGCCAGGCGCTGGGCGGGGTGACTGGACCGACTAGGGGCGCACGGCCCTGCTGCCGCCTGTTGCTGTCCGCAGCTCCGGAGGCGCTCTCCCCGGGGGGCGGCGCGGGCGAGGAGGCGCCAGATGAGGACGAGGATGAGGCGGAGGCCGAAGACCCCGAGCGGCCAGCGGGAGCTAGCGGAGCgcgcagcggcggcggcggcggaggcaGCGGCGGAGCCGGAGCTGGGGGCGGTGTCGGGCCGGGGGGCGCGCTCACCAGGCGCTCGGTAACACTGAGGGTGCTCCTCAAAGACGCGCAGCTGGAGCCCGGCGCTGGGGTGCTGTCTATCTACTACCTGGTGAGCactccccacttcccttcccatCCCGGCTGGGGCAAGACgggaaagctgaggcccagagcttCCTTGCAGCAAGCGGAGCCTGGGAATGGGGAGGAGTAACCAAGGCACGGGGCATCGAGACCCAGCACGAGCCCAGAAGGGCTCGAGGGCGTCGTTCACCAAACACCCAATTCtacaaagaagaaactgaggctcagaggataCCACTGCTttcttggctgtgtgacctcacttAACCTCTCAGTATCCTAGTCTCCTCGTTTggaaaatgggattgtttttctcCCCTGGGGTtgtatgaagattaaataaataacgCGCTCAGCAAGGTGCCTGCTACACAGTAAGTGCTTTGTGTTTGCTGTTTTTACTATTGTTACTGTGGTTGTTCAGTTCGTGAATGGTGTAGTTTGTGAATTGAGCACCTGGTGTGGACCAGGCTCTATGTCGGGTATTAGGGACCAGCAGTGATCAAGACAGACCCTGTCCCTACCCTTTAGGGGCTCACAGTCCagtgaggggaaagggaggataGACACATAATTGGGCCGGTTTGTTCCAAGCTGATGAGGACTGTGACAGTGGTCGTACAGGTATTGGGAGGCACCTAAgatggaaggcttcctggaaggggTGCTGAAGTGGGAAGTGTGTGCTTAGCCCTGGAAGCAGTGTGGGAtcagggaggacttcctggaggtgggCTTGATGGGTACCAGGTCCTGGACCCAGCTAGCCCACTGTCACTGCAGGGGAAGAAGTTCATGGGGGACCTGCAGCCAGATGGGAGGATTGTGTGGCAGGAAACGGGGCAGGTGTTCAACTCACCCAGCGCCTGGGCCACCCACTGCAAGAAATTGGTGAACCCAGCCAAGAAGTCGGGCTGTGGATGGGCCTCCGTCAAGTACAAGGGCCAGAAACTGGACAAATACAAGGCCGCCTGGCTCCGGCGACACCAGCTCCATGTTCCTGCAGCTACCGCCGATGAGGTGCGTCCTTCAGCCTCCTGGATTAAGTCCCCTGTGACTAATTGTCAGAAAGGAGTGCCCACAGAGAAGACATTGGAGCTGGGGCCTTGAGGAATGAGTAGGAGTTTGTGAGATGAAGGGAAGATGAAGCAGAGAACTTTTCAGAGGGAGGGAATGGCAAATGCCGAGCCGTGTAGGCACGAAGCAACACATGCTGCTTAGGGAACCGTGATTAGTGGATGCAGCCAGGGGTTCAGATGTGTTGGGTAGCTGAGGGGGCTGGACCATATCTGGAAAGGTCTTGATACTAACAGATGTTCCTTGAATGGTCACCAGCTGGGTGAACTTGGCCAAGGACCCTCTCTGGGTCCTTAGTCTCcatcatctgtaaagtggaaatgaTAACAGTACCATGTGGATTATACGTATTTGGATAGATTAAATATAGGTGTATATGTATCTagctggcaagtctgaaatctgtAGGGCCACTGGCAGGCTGGACACTCAGACAGGAGTTGGTGCTGCATtctggaggcagaattccttcttttctgggCGTTCAGCTGatgggatgatgcccacccacgtTATCCTTCACTGAAAGTCAGTTTATTATAAATGCGGACTGCATCTACCACATGCCTTCACTGCAACACCTAGAGTAGTCTTAGGTTAAATAAACGGGTAATCGAGCCTAGCCAAGATGACATACAGAACTAACCTTCACACTATATCACAGAGCCATTTATTCGGCAAACATTTAGTAGACGCCGCCTTGAGGTGCTGGAGAgagtgaagagaaaaataactgctctcgtggggagacagacaaagaaacaaaataagtccATCTTACAGTATTTTTGAAGAATGGATGGGCGTTGGGGTGGGGAAATAGAGTGGTCAAGTAAgactcactgagaaggtgacatctgagcagagaaccaaaggaggggaaggagagagcgaGCTGTGAGGGTATCTGGAAACCAGCATGTGCGAAGTCCCTGAGACTGGATTGTCTGTGGCTGTTGGAGGAGCTGTGAGGAGGCCAAGCCCCGTGGCTGGAGGAGAAGtgcaagggggagagagggaggaggtgagggcagggTGAGGATGGGGTAGGTCGGCTGGGCCTGTGGGCTGCTGGGAGGATATTGCCTTTtaccagagggaggtgggaggcctGGAGGCGTGTTGGCCGGAAAGGTAGGACCTCACTTGGATGCTCACAGGTGCCCTCTTCTGGCTGCTTTGGAGAAGACTGACTAAGGGCGGGCAGTGCAGGACCAGACTGGGCTGGTCCGGGTGGGCAATGATGGGGCGAACCAGGCCTGCCATTGAGGTGGAGGAGGACTGCTTAGATTCTGGCTAATTTTGAAAATAGGATCTGATGGGGTTTGCTGATAGATTCGATGTTAGTGTTAAGAGTTTTATTCTGAGCAAGTTGGTAGATGGGGTTGCTCTCATCAGAGATGTGGGGATTTGGGAGGAGCAGGTTAGGGGGAGACAGTTGGGTGCATCGTGGCTGTATTGAGTGTGAGCCCCACATGTGGGGACATTGAGGGGTAACTGGACCCCAAGTCTAGAGCTCAGAAGAGCCTCAGGATGGAGAAAGGACTGTGGTTTCATTGGGACATAGGCAGGGTTGGAGCCCGAAGAGTTGGACCTTCTATCTGGACGGAAGAAGCCCCAGGATACAGCCCTAGGCCacaagagagagatggggaggctGAGGGTACCctggagggaagcagggaagctGGGTGAGTTCAGGCCCCTGAGGAGTTGCCAAGAGGTCGGGGTACCAGCTGGGTGAGATACTGCTGGGAACGGAAGGAGGACAGAGACTGGGATGTGAATGTTGGGTTTAGACCCAAAGAGAAGTTTAGGAGAGAGCAGGGGGAGAGGTTGTtgaaagaatttaataaaataattcatgcaaAGTACATGCttgctcagtggatggagcaacAGGGCATAGGTAAATTCTTTGCATGTATTAACCTATTTCACCCTGACACCAGCTCTGTTGGGCTAGAGTTCATTGTGGCATTTTACAGGTGACCATAGAGCTCAGAGAGGCTAGGGTGTTTGCCAAAAGTCACACAACTTGTCCAGGATTCGAACCTGAGAGTCAGCCACCTGAAGGAGCGCAGACCTGAGCTGTGCCAGAGCCTTAGgctgcctctcctctctcccttcctctagtGGACACCCAGGGCAACAGGGACCTAAGGCTCAGGCAGGCCAGGGCGGAACTTGGGAGGGTAGGGTGCAGCCAGCTGAGAGTCTTGCCACTGTCCTCACCCCTACCCCTCCAGAGCCCAGCCAgcgaaggggaggaggaggatctgctgatggaggaagaggaggaggaggttctGGCGGGGGTCTCAGCGGAGGACAAAAGTCGAAGACCACCTGTGAAGGGCCCTTCAGAGCCTGCCCACCCCGGTGAGAGGcatgagggagggaaggaggcagggcagggggcatgCAGAACTCAGGTGCAGGAGGAGGCTGGGACAGGTCTGGCCTTTTCCTCAGCACCCCCAAGATGCCTGGCTGACTTCCTAGCCCTCAATTTCACTCCCTGACTTCTTCAGCTCCAACACTGGATCTCTTGCTCCGACTGCCCAAT
This window of the Desmodus rotundus isolate HL8 chromosome 9, HLdesRot8A.1, whole genome shotgun sequence genome carries:
- the MPND gene encoding MPN domain-containing protein isoform X3 — protein: MESGLRPQIPEWSRGAGWGAEPRTPTPKCAVPGLSFLACTSWPSLQPAHPRRPMAGASPDLRWSRVTCLEERTSGRGVGAAMAAPEALSPGGGAGEEAPDEDEDEAEAEDPERPAGASGARSGGGGGGSGGAGAGGGVGPGGALTRRSVTLRVLLKDAQLEPGAGVLSIYYLGKKFMGDLQPDGRIVWQETGQVFNSPSAWATHCKKLVNPAKKSGCGWASVKYKGQKLDKYKAAWLRRHQLHVPAATADESPASEGEEEDLLMEEEEEEVLAGVSAEDKSRRPPVKGPSEPAHPEAAPLGKRVENNKIRMPVRYCMLGSRDSARNPHTLVEVTSFAAVNKFQPFNVAISSNALFLLDFHSHLTRSEVVGYLGGRWDINSQMLTVLRAFPCRSRLGDADTAATMEEEDIDTQMDYQLRLQGSSNGFQPCLALLCSPYYSGNPGPESKISPFWVMPPPEQRPSDYGVPMDVEMAYVQDSFLTNDILHEMTLLVEFYKGAPDAVRFQEPWDPEHTCLDKLKISLASRMPKDQGLCHVLEQVYSVLKQGI
- the MPND gene encoding MPN domain-containing protein isoform X2, encoding MESGLRPQIPEWSRGAGWGAEPRTPTPKCAVPGLSFLACTSWPSLQPAHPRRPMAGASPDLRWSRVTCLEERTSGRGVGAAMAAPEALSPGGGAGEEAPDEDEDEAEAEDPERPAGASGARSGGGGGGSGGAGAGGGVGPGGALTRRSVTLRVLLKDAQLEPGAGVLSIYYLGKKFMGDLQPDGRIVWQETGQVFNSPSAWATHCKKLVNPAKKSGCGWASVKYKGQKLDKYKAAWLRRHQLHVPAATADESPASEGEEEDLLMEEEEEEVLAGVSAEDKSRRPPVKGPSEPAHPEAAPLGKRVENNKIRMPVRYCMLGSRDSARNPHTLVEVTSFAAVNKFQPFNVAISSNALFLLDFHSHLTRSEVVGYLGGRWDINSQMLTVLRAFPCRSRLGDADTAATMEEEIYQSLLLRGLSLVGWYHSHPHSPALPSLQDIDTQMDYQLRLQGSSNGFQPCLALLCSPYYSGNPGPESKISPFWVMPPPEQRPSDYGVPMDVEMAYVQDSFLTNDILHEMGPALEAGGRGPNHTLPRRRCWWSSTRAPPTRCGSRSPGTRSTPASTS
- the MPND gene encoding MPN domain-containing protein isoform X1, with the translated sequence MESGLRPQIPEWSRGAGWGAEPRTPTPKCAVPGLSFLACTSWPSLQPAHPRRPMAGASPDLRWSRVTCLEERTSGRGVGAAMAAPEALSPGGGAGEEAPDEDEDEAEAEDPERPAGASGARSGGGGGGSGGAGAGGGVGPGGALTRRSVTLRVLLKDAQLEPGAGVLSIYYLGKKFMGDLQPDGRIVWQETGQVFNSPSAWATHCKKLVNPAKKSGCGWASVKYKGQKLDKYKAAWLRRHQLHVPAATADESPASEGEEEDLLMEEEEEEVLAGVSAEDKSRRPPVKGPSEPAHPEAAPLGKRVENNKIRMPVRYCMLGSRDSARNPHTLVEVTSFAAVNKFQPFNVAISSNALFLLDFHSHLTRSEVVGYLGGRWDINSQMLTVLRAFPCRSRLGDADTAATMEEEIYQSLLLRGLSLVGWYHSHPHSPALPSLQDIDTQMDYQLRLQGSSNGFQPCLALLCSPYYSGNPGPESKISPFWVMPPPEQRPSDYGVPMDVEMAYVQDSFLTNDILHEMTLLVEFYKGAPDAVRFQEPWDPEHTCLDKLKISLASRMPKDQGLCHVLEQVYSVLKQGI